CATCGTGAGGCCATAGAGGGTAATGCGTTTTTGAAATTGGGTCAAGCGATTAAATTATTAAACAAAATACATAGGTTTGGCTGAATCAGTGCAGAGGGGAAGGATTTTCAAGTTATTGGCTGAAGTATTGATAATAACAAGATTCATTATGCAAAAGAAAGTTTAGAAAAGACTTGATACTTTCATTCAATATAGTCTGTAATATTTTATACGCCGGCGAAATTTTAATAAGACTTTCTTAAAATCTAAATAGATACTTCATTCAAGCTGATTAGTTCTATTTTTATCCCCTGATTTATGAATAGAATATCTGGTATCGTACTGGCAATCATCATTGCTCTTCCCTCCATGGCGCAGAAGAAGAACGCCTCCTACCGTTATCCAATGAATCAAATTAATGTGCCTGTCAAGGTAGACGGCTCACCAGATGATGATATATGGCGATCTATTCAAATAGCGACTGATTTTTTTATGGTCTTGCCTATGGATACCAGCAAAGCCAAAGGCCGTACTGATGTCAGGATGTGCTATGACCAAAAAAACATATACCTGTTGGTGGAGGCATATCATATGATCGACAAGAACTACAAAGTAGAGTCTTTAAAAAGAGACTTTGCTTTTGGTAAAAACGATAATTTCCTGCTTTTCATGGATCCTTATGATGATAGAACCAATGGGTTTTCTTTTGGAGCCAACGCAGCAGGGGCTTTATGGGATGGCACAATGTATGATGGCGGCAAAGTAGATCTGAGTTGGGAGAATAAGTGGCGGGGAGTCACCAAAAACTATGATGACAAATGGGTGTTTGAAGCCTCTATACCATTTAAGAGCATTCGGTACAAAAAAGGCATCACAGAATGGGGAATTAATTTTTCCCGCCTGGATATCCGGACTACAGAAAAATCTTCATGGACTCCGATCCCTAGGATATTTCCTACAGCCTCTCTAGCATATACAGGCACCTTAGTCTGGGACGAAGCTCCACCACAAGTAGGGACCAATATATCCATCATCCCTTATGCCCTGACAGGAGTTTCTAAAAATTTTGCAGCCGGCACCAAAGCAACCACTAGAAAAGAAATCGGTGGCGATGCCAAGGTCGCTTTGGGCAGTGCGCTCAACCTTGATCTGACTGTCAATCCTGATTTTTCACAGGTAGAAGTTGATCAGCAAGTATCTAACCTGGATCGGTTTGAATTGTTTTTTCCGGAACGTAGACAGTTTTTTTTGGAAAATGGAGACTTGTTTGCAGGTATAGGTAACAGCACTTTGCGACCTTTTTTTTCCAGGCGTATTGGTCTGGGTATCCCGATAGATTTTGGTGCCAGGTTGAGTGGTAAGCTAGACAAGAACTGGCGCATTGGCTTATTGGATATGCAGACTCGTAAAGATGCGGTGCAGCCGGGGTACAATTTTGGAATGCTGGCCTTACAACGTAAAGTATTTAGTCGTTCCAATATCGCCATCTTTGGGATCAATAAGCAAGCTGTAGCCTATGACCAATTGTCTTCCGAATTAAAGAAAAGTAATAATGAGTATAACAGAAACCTGGGCTTTGAGTACAACCTGGCCTCAGCCAATAATCGGTGGACCGGAAAATTTATGTACGCACGGTCTTTTGATGCCAAAAAATCCAGCAATGCCTGGTCTCATGTAGGTAATCTGGCTTATGCCACTCGGAATTATTCGATCAATTGGCAACAAGAATATGTAAGCAAAAACTATACGGCCGAAGTGGGATATGTCCCCCGCAAAGAATACTATAAAATCAGCCCTACGGTAAGTTATTTGTTTTATCCTGGTGCAGGAAAAATATTGACTCATGGACCGAGTTTGGGTGTATTCTCCTATTTTACTCCAAAGCTGAAGACCACAGACCGGACTGTATTTTTTATGTACAAATTTAATTTTAGAAATTCAGCTACAGCCGATGTCTGGGTGGGAGATGACTGGGTGCAGCTATTACAACCATTTGATCCTACCAATACCAATAAAGATACTTTGGCTCGTGGAAGTATACATAAATGGCGGTCTACCGGTGGTGATTATGGATCCCCGCCTCAACGGCTGTTTACTTATGCTTTTTCTTACAGGGTAGGGGGATATTACCGGGATGGGCATCGTACAAATGTCACTACAGAGATCGGCTACCGGTTTCAGCCATATGTCAAACTAGGTCTTTCGTCCAGTTACAACAGGATCAATATAGAAGCTCCCTGGAACAAAACGGTGTTTTGGCTGGTAGGGCCCAGGGTCGATATTACTTTTACCAACAGTCTTTATTTTACCTCTTTCGTACAATATAACGAACAGGTCAATAACCTTAATATCAATACCAGGCTCCAGTGGCGCTTCAAACCTGCCTCAGATATATATTTGGTATACACGGATAATTATATTCCTTCACCATGGAATGTGAAGAATAGGGCCTTCGTGTTTAAGATGAATTATTGGTGGAATCTGTAGGGGGTTAAGTGGAGAGGTCGCGCGAAGGCGCAAAGGCGCAAAGAAGGGGAGATAATTTTGCACAGTGGGTAAGAAAGTCCCTCAACCTGGGTAACTAGCTGCACTAAAAGAATAAGGCATAGTATGATCTTGGAAGGTATCAGTCATAAATGACCAGCTTTATCAAAAAATAAAATATCTTTAAATATGAAACGAAGAAATTTTCTCAAATCCACCGCACTGGCAACCCCACTGGTGGGATTAACTTCAATTAAAGGGCTGGCTGATCGATCCCACGATGCGGCAGCGTTTAAAATGAAATATGCCCCGCACTTTGGGATGTTTAAAAACTCAGCTGGTGGAGATCTGGTAGACCAACTAAAGTTTATGGCGGACAATGGGTTTATGGCTCTGGAGGATAATGGTATGTTGGGAAGACCGGTGGAAGAGCAAAATAAAATAGGTAATACGCTGGCCAAATTAAGTATGACAATGGGGGTCTTTGTCGTCGAAGGAGGTGATAACTGGAAGGTATCCCTGACGACCGGCAAAAAAGAATTTCTAGATACGTTTGTCAAGACTTGTGAAAAATCAGTAGAACTCGCTAAGCGGGTCAATGCTACATGGATGACTGTTGTGCCCGGGTATTTTGAACGTACCCTACCAGTCGAGATTCAGACCGCGAATGTCATCGAAGCGATGAAGCGAGGTGCATCGATCTTGGAACCTCATGGCCTGGTGATGGTGATGGAGCCTCTTTCAGACAATCCGGATCTATTCCTACGTACCGCTGCTCAATCGTTTATGATCTGCAAATCAGTGGCCAGCCCGGCTTGTAAAACCCTATACGATATCTATCATATGCAGCGCAATACCGGTCATCTGATCCCCACTATAGAGAAATGCTGGGATGAGATCGCATACTTTCAGATCGGAGACAATCCCGGTCGTAAAGAACCTACGACTGGGGAGATCAACTATAAAAACATCTTTAAGTTTATCCATGAAAAAGGGTATACCGGTATCATGGGTATGGAGCATGGCAATTCGATCGCCGGTAAAGAAGGGGAGCAGGCGCTGATCAAAGCGTATCGGGAGAGTGATGGGTTTTGAGCTGACGCAAAAACTGCTTGGCTTCAAACTCCGTAGGTTCTAGCTGTGCGCCAGCTGACTCAAATCTGCTAGGGGCTCGCCAAACCAACGAAGCTAGACCTAAATAACGCATAAAAGGTTGATATTTTTATTCAATAAGTCCTTTGCCTTTCATGATGCGATCTATACATTTTTCTATTCTCGACTCCCTGGTTTTAGCCTGTACTGGTTGGGAAAAATGAATTAGATATGCTCTTTGTCTTCCAGGAGTTAATTTACCAAACGCAGTTTTTAAAGCAGGCTTTTCTGTTAATATATTTTGAAACTCAATTGGAAATTTTAAAGTTGTTTTTTTCTGGACGGGTTTTGCAGGGCCGGATTTTTCTATATCGATGGCTTGCAGGGCAAAGGCTTTCAGGGCTGGCGCCAATTTAATGACTTCTTTGACATTGACGAACCGAAGCTGACGACCCACGATAGTGTTTTCCCCGGTTTTGACCAGCAGACCTTGGGGATCTTTTAAGAGGTATCCTTTAAAAAATAATACCGCGCAGTAAGCTTTAAATCCTTGTATGACTACGATGTTTTTATCTTCCCAACAATAGCAGGGTTTGCTCCATTTGAGGTGTTCAGTCACGGGGCAGTCCAGCAGGATCAATCGTAATAGTTCCATTTCCTTTTGCCAGTGCTTGGCATGTTGGAGATATTGGTCTACCTGGGGATTCATATGGATAATTTGGTAATGTTTTTTTCTAATAATACTACCTTGAATGGATAGCAAATGCTTTGCTCATCAATTCGATTTCAGATCTTGCCATACCCATTTTTTTGCTAAAACACTCCGGGCTAAAACTGCCTTTTTTACTTCATTTTCAATCTTGATCATTTTCTCTGTTTTCAAGTGGAAGTATTTAATGTCCGGGTTTAAGTAGATCGGCCTTTCGGAGGACAGAAAATCTTTGCTATACTCAAATGAAAATGCTTTTTGGTCATTAGCCTGTTGAGCCGATAACACGCCTAAAAGTATTGGATTATCTTTAAACCAATCAGCAAATACGTAAATCGAAGTAGTTTGGCTCATGGTACTATTTTTTATTTAATAGTTCCAGATCCTGTAGTTTCCTTCCAAATGCATCATCTGAGGCTATTTTCAAAAAATCTTCATGCAAACCTAAAACCCTTAAAGTATTGAAATATGCTCCGAGCGAGACTTTTCCATTTCCTTTTTCAATATGGTACAGGGTAGTTCTGTCAATATTGGCACGTTCTGCCACTTGAATGGTGGTAAGTTTTCTTCGCTTACGGGCAAGCTTAATATGCTCTCCCATTTGTTCCAATATTTGCTGGTTTTTGGGGAAAAGTATTTGCTTTTTGGAATTCATGTCTATTATTATCTACAAATGTGAGAAATATGTTGAGAATAAACAACATTTATTCCCAGATATGAGTCCCGGAGCATTAGGACACCCCATTAAACTCCGTGAATTAAAATTTCTTTGCTACTTGAATATATTAAGTATCCATCATCCCAAAAATAAGTCTATATTTGCACTTCGAACGACTGTTCTAACCATCCGTCCTAAATGACCGTATCAGAGCAAAATAAAGAGCAAAGTATCCTGGAGTCCGCCCGGTCCCTCTTCCTGTCCAAAGGGCTTGCGGGTACCTCGATGCATGATATCGCAGCTCAAGCGGGTACAACTAAGTCGATGGTCAATTATTATTTCAGGAGTAAGGAGCGGCTATTTGCGCGGATATTCAGGGAGGAGTTTGCGCATTTATTTGCTTCGATCGGGGCTATTATCCAACAAGATCTGCCATTAAAGGAAAAGATCAGGCAGATTGTGAAGGTTGACCTTGAAAAACTGATGTCCATGACGGAGCTGCCTATGTTTATCATGAGCGAGCTCTATCGCAATCCCGAGATCATTCTCAAAGACCTGGATCATGTACCCATCAAAAAGATTACCAGTCGGTTGGAGGAAGATATCAATGCGGAGGTGAAGGCTGGACTGATTCGATATATGGATGCTAAAGAATTGATGATCAATATTCAATCCCTTACCATTTACCCTATCCTTGCCAAACCCTTGCTCATTCACAGGATGGGTCATACTGAAAAATCATTTAATCAACTTATGGAAAAAAGAAAGAACGATATCGTTGAGTTCATCTGGAATTCTATCAAAGTATAATCTCTGACCTTATGCATAATGTTAAACATCGGATATTGATCGCCCTGCTGGTTTGCGCCAGCTACCTCCCGGGCCAAAACACGCTATCGCTCTCTGGCCTGTATGATGCAGCCGCAGCAGCTCATCCCTACCAGCGGCTCAAAACTGCTGCACAAAACAATGCTGACTTGCGGCAGCAGATCAACAAAAGCATCGGGCTGCCACAGGCAAACCTGACGGGTCAGGCATCCTGGCAGTCAGATGTCACCAAGATTGATGTGCCTCTGCCGGGATTTGAGATACCCGGTCAGCCCAAGGATCAGTACCGCGCCGTGTTGGAGCTGAGCCAGTCCTTGCTGGATGGAGGGGCTTTGAAATCAGGCGCACAACAGATCACCCAGGCTAACCAGGTCGAGCAAGCCAATGCAGATGTTCTGCTATACAATATAAAGGAGTCGATCTGCCGGTCGTATTTCGGTGCGCAGATCGCAGAGTTGACAATGGAGCAGATGCAGATACTGATTAAAGACCTGGAAGACAAAGTAGAGCGGTTGCAGTCCCAGATCGCAGGTGGCATTGCCAGTGGCTATCAGCAGGAAGTACTGCAAGTCAAGATTGCTGAAGCCAGGCAGGGTATTCGGGAGGCTCAAAAAAACAAACAAAGTGCAATCAATACACTACAGATCCTAAGCGGTACTAGCATCGGACCAGATGCCCGGTTCAATGACAACATCCGGGGCATGACAAATGGTGCTGCTCAAAGGCCCGAACTCAGATTGTTTGAAGCCCAAAAAAACCTGCAGATTGCTCAATACGACCAGAGTTTGACACGGTACCGTCCCAGAGTGAATGCTTTCGCCCAGCTGGGATATGGTAGGCCCAGCCTCAATGTGCTCTCCGATAAATTTAAAGGATATTCAATCTTTGGGCTGCGTGCGCAATGGAATCTCAGTGATCTCTATCTGCATCACCGAGACAAAGAAAAAAGCCTGCTCACCAATAACCTTAGCAATATTCAAGCTATGTCCGATGCATTTGACCTGCAGCAGAAAACCAAAATCGCAGCGCAAAATGCAGAAATCGAAAGTTATATTGACCTGGTCCGAGAAGACGAAAAAGTGATAACCCTGTATGAAAAAATACTCATTAGCAGCAATGCACAATTTGAAAACGGCATCTCTACCATCAATGATTATTCTAACGATGCAAATAACCTTGCTCAAGCAAAAATCAGGCGGGATGTACATCAATCCATGCTCATGCAATCCAAAGAATTATTAAGCCTCCTCCAGGGAAAATAATCCATTTTACCATCAAAATAATCCGAAATATAAAATAGAAGAAAATGAAAATTATAAATCTACATTCAATGGCATGCTACGCAGGGGTATCGATTTTACTCATTACTGCTTGCAGCAAAAAAGGTGACTCTTACAAGGCCAGTGGTATTTTCGAAGCCAAAGAAATCATCGTTTCTTCTTTGGCTGGAGGTAGGGTAAATCAATTGAATATCGAGGAAGGATACACTCTGACTGCGGGACAGTTAGTAGGAAAGATCGATTGTAGCCAACAAGAGCTATCTGTAAAACAAGCGACTGAATCGCTCAATATACTTCAATATAAAACTGCCGATGCAGGTCCCAATATCAAAGTCTTGCAGCAGCAGGTCATTGTCCAGCAAAACCAGGTAAATGTGTTACAGGAGCAGATGGCTACAACGCTGCGGGAAGAAGCCAGGCTGAAGAAATTGGTTGAAGCCAGGGCTATCCCTTCTAAACAATTGGATGATATCCAAAGTAATAAAGCAATACTTCAAAAGCAAATTGAAAGCGCTACAGCTCAAATAGGGGTATACAAACAACAGATGGAGGCGGCTCTAAAGAATACAGCTACTCAAAATAGGGCTATTCTTGCTGAAAAATCACCCATGACTGCCCGCGAAGCTCAACTCAAAGATCTCGAAGAAAAATGCAATATCATCAATCCGATTAATGGCACGGTCCTTACCCAATATACTTATGCTTATGAAATGGCCAATCCCGGTAAAGCACTGTATAAAATAGCTAACCTCGATACACTTTATCTCAAAGCATATATCACCGGCACTCAACTTGGAGAGATCAAGTTGGGACAAACTGTTGAAGTCATCACCAATCAAGGCGAGGATACCAAAAGCACCTACCCTGGTATGATCATTTGGATCTCGGACAAAGCAGAGTTTACCCCTAAATCTATCATGACGGTAGACGAGCGGGCCAATCTGGTATATCCTGTCAAAATAAAGACGGCCAATGATGGGAAAATCAAAATAGGCATGTTTGCTGAAATCAATTGGTAATGGCTATCGTAGAAGTAAAAAATATCTAAAAATCGTATGACAAAGGCAAGATCAAAGCCCTGCAGGATATATCCTTGTCTGTAGATAAAGGAGAGTTATACGGATTGATCGGTCCAGACGGAGCAGGCAAGACTACCTTGATTCGAATCATTGCCAGCCTGTTGATTGCTGATAGTGGAAGTGCAACCTTGGCCGGATTTGATGTAGTCACAGATTACCTCCAAATACGCTCTATTATCGGGTATATGCCGGGTAAATTTTCGTTGTACCAGGATCTTTCAGTAGAAGAAAATCTTCAGTTTTTTGCCACAGTGTTTAATACGACTATCAAAGAAAATTTCGAATTGATCAAAGATTTGTATGTCCAGTTGGAACCATTCAAATCAAGACGCGCCGGCAAACTTTCCGGAGGTATGAAACAAAAATTAGCGCTCTGCTGTGCACTTATACACGAACCCAAAGTATTACTTCTGGACGAGCCCACCACCGGGGTAGACCCTGTATCAAGAAAGGAGTTTTGGGAAATGCTGATCAAATTAAAAGCCAAAGGAATCACCATCATAGTGTCTACCCCTTATATGGATGAAGCAGCTATGTGTGACAGAATATCTCTGATACAAAATGGTAAAATATTGGAGACTGGTACTCCTGCTGCGGTGACTAAGTATGCTGCGCATAAGATCTATGCCGTCAAAGCTGAGTCTATGTATGAATTGATGAAATCTATCAGACTTTATCCATCCTTGCATTCATGTTATGCATTTGGAGATTCGCATCATGTCCAGTTGGAAGATGATGATATCGCAGGGCTTACTGGTTTTCTGGAACAACAAGGAATAAACGATACGCAGATCAAAGAAATAGCTCCGGGCATAGAAGACATATTTATGGAAAAAATGAATCTAGCTGTATGAATGCCATCGAAGTAAAAGATCTGACTAAAACATTTGGTGCATTTACGGCAGTAGACCATATCACCTTTGATGTGAAAAAAGGTGAAATTTTTGGTTTCCTTGGAGCAAACGGAGCAGGAAAGACTACTGCCATGCGCATGCTCTGTGGGTTATTATTGCCCAGCTCAGGTTCAGGTACTGTGGCCGGATATGACATTGCAACCCAAAGTGAAGACATCAAAAAAAACATAGGCTATATGAGTCAAAAGTTTTCTTTGTACAATGATCTGACAGTAAGAGAAAACATACGATTTTATGGTGGTCTTTACGATATTCCATCAAAAGAATTAAAACTCAAAAGTGAGGCTTTGCTGGAAAGGCTAGGATTGACTGCCTACGCCAATAAACTGCTCAGCTCTTTACCCCTGGGCTGGAAGCAAAAATTGGCTTTTTCAGTAGCGATTCAACACAAACCCTCTATCGTTTTTTTGGACGAGCCTACCGGAGGTGTAGATCCTATCACCCGAAGACAGTTTTGGGATATGATCTACGAAGCGTCTAATGATGGCCTTACAGTATTCGCCACTACACATTATATGGACGAAGCTGAGTATTGTCATAGGGTATCCATCATGGTGGATGGCCAAATAGCGGCACTGGATACTCCGACTGCACTAAAGGAAAAATATGAAAGTAAAAATATGGATGAGGTATTTAGAAAATTGGCGAGGAAAGCTGTGAGAGGGGAATAGGGAATAGGCAATAGTGCGTCCCGAAGATTCGGGAGACCCCCTTCAGGGTTGGGGTTGTGCGGTCGAATGAATGAAAAAATCAAGAATCAATAAGCAATAGGCAATAGGCAATTAGCAATAGGCATCATGAAACTTCGGGAGAAGGAATGAAGAATTGTTGAATTGCCTGAAGACTCAAAGCGGGCACCTGATACCTGAAAACTGAACGAAATGAATAAATTTAATAAATAGGAGAAATGCAGTTATCGAACGGAATTGCTCATGCTATACCCCTTACAAAACTGAAATAAACAAATGAAATCATCACTTTATGCCATGATCGTCAAAGAATTTAAGCACGTGCTGCGGGACGGGCGAAGCTTGTTTTTTTTGTTGGCTCAGCCGGTGATGATGATGACACTATTTGGATTTGCCCTGAGCAATGAGGTCAAGGAATCCCGGGTAGTCATCATCAATCAGGCACATGATGAGATGAGTGCTGCGTTGATCGATCGATTTGATGAAAGTAGATATTTTCATGTGGTGGGCACGATTGATGACAGCAAAGAAGTCAGCACCTGGTTTGAACAAGGTAAAGCTTTGCTTGCCATAGTATTTCCTGCCCATTTTGCGGAGGATCTGAAACATACCAACAAAGGATCGGTGCAGATCCTGGCTGATGCTTCTGATCCAAATACGGCGGCTATAGCTGCTAATTATGCGGGGGCGATATTGAGGAATTTTCAATCGGAAGGTCTGGGCCTGACCAAGCTGCCCTATGAGATCAAAGTGGAGCCGCATATGCTGTACAATCCTCAACTGATCAGTGCATTTAATTTTGTACCCGGTGTGATGACCCTGATCCTTATGATCCTTGGCGCTATGATGACATCAGTGGCCATCGTACGAGAAAAGGAAACAGGCACCATGGAAGTTTTGCTTGCATCGCCGATGCATCCGATGCAGATCGTGATCAGCAAGGCAGTGCCTTATATGGTGCTGGCCTTTGTCAATGTATTGATCATTTTGTTTTTATCTGTCTTTGTATTAAATGTTCCTATCCGGGGCAGTTTGTTCTTATTGTTGGCGGAGAGTGTGTTATTTATCAGCACCACTCTTGCTTTGGGATTGTTGATATCCACTTCTACTGAAAAGCAACAGGTGGCCATGTTTATTTCGTTGGTAGGATTGATGTTGCCGGCTTTGATATTCAGCGGATTTATGTTCCCTATAGAAAACATGCCTTTGCCACTTCGAGTCATCTCTCATGTGGTACCTACGAGATGGTATTATAGCATAGTGCGGGCGATCATGATTAAAGGTTTGGGCATAGCCAGTATTTGGAAAGAGACATTGATTTTAGGAGGTATGACGATAGTTTTGATCGCTATTGCAGTTAAAAAGTTTAAAGTGCATCTACAATGAAAAAATTATTAGTCATCGTGCGAAAAGAATTTGCACAAATCTTTCGTCAGCCTGCCATTTTGCGTATGATGATCATGATGCCGATAGTTCAATTGATTTTGATACCACTGGCAGCAGACTATGAGGTGCGCAACATCAATCTTCAGGTCATTGATTTCGATCATTCTACCTATTCCCAGGAGATGATCCAAAAACTGGCGGCTTCTCCGTATTTTAGATTGGTCAGCGTACCTGACCATCCTGACAAAGCGCTGCATAATATCGAAGAGAATATAGCCGATCTGACTATCACTGTGCCACATAATTTTGAAAAAGATCTGATTCGTGAAAACAAAGCATCGGTTTCTATTGAAGCAGATGCCGTCAACGGCACCAAAGCTTCTCTGGGTGTCACCTACGCATCCCAGATCATTGGAGATTATAATCAACAGATCAGGGAAAGGCTGGTTCAGATGCCCAGATTTAATGAAATGACCCTTATTGAGGTGAATACTTCCTTTTGGTATAATCCATTGATCAAATACCCTTTGTTTATGGTACCGGGTATCTTAGCCTTATTGGTTACGATGGTTGGTGGTCTGATGTCTGCACTTAATATCGTATCGGAGAAAGAAATCGGCACGATAGAACAATTAAATGTAAGCCCGATGAAAAGGTATCAATTTTTGCTTGGCAAATTAATTCCATTTTGGGTGCTTGGCCTCGTGTCGATCACTTTGGGTTTGTTGGTAGCTTATTTTATTTATGGGATCGTACCAAGAGGTTCTTATTTTTCGATTTATTTTTTCTCGGGAGTGTATTTGATAGGCGCATTGGGAGTAGGGCTATTGTTGAGCACGCTGGTAGACACCCAGATGCAGGCGACTTTGTTTTCTTTTTTTATAGTCATGTTTTTTGTGCTGATGGGAGGTCTGTATACGCCGATCGAATCCATGCCAGATTGGGCACAAACTTTGTCGTCTTTTAATCCTGTGCGATATTTTATCCGTGTTATGAGAGCTATTGTAATCAAGGGAAGTGGTATTGGAGATTTGATCCCTGAACTGAAGGCGATGATCGTATTTGGGATTGTGTTGAATACCCTGGCGGTGTTGAATTATAGAAAGAGAAGCACCTGATCGTTTTTTTGTATCCAGCTTTAGGAAGAATTAATTAATGGAAGATCAGGATGCTTTTTGTTTCCTGCCAATTTTCTGTCCTACATATTAGCGTAAACGCTCCTTCACGTACATTTTGACAATCCAGAGTAATATTATTTTCTCCTGTAATTTGGGCGAGACCGGTATAGACCATTTGTCCAAGCTCATTGATGAGGTAAACTTTTATTTTTCCGGAGGGAAGTTTTCCAAACCGGATATTTAACCAGGAGCTCACCGGATTGGGATAGACAGTGATGGTGGTTGGAGCCTTAGGGGGAAGCACTCTGGCATTTATATGATTTACAGATAAAGTGTAATCTTCTACTTCACCAAAACTAAAGGTCTCGCAAGCATTGCTTTTTTTACTGTCACGCATTTGGATGCGGAGTCGGTAGCTGCCTGGTGTTACCCAAGCAGGGATATTTATGTTTTCGTGGATGGAGAGTGCGCTGGTTTTCTGCAAAA
The window above is part of the Saprospiraceae bacterium genome. Proteins encoded here:
- a CDS encoding ABC transporter permease; protein product: MKSSLYAMIVKEFKHVLRDGRSLFFLLAQPVMMMTLFGFALSNEVKESRVVIINQAHDEMSAALIDRFDESRYFHVVGTIDDSKEVSTWFEQGKALLAIVFPAHFAEDLKHTNKGSVQILADASDPNTAAIAANYAGAILRNFQSEGLGLTKLPYEIKVEPHMLYNPQLISAFNFVPGVMTLILMILGAMMTSVAIVREKETGTMEVLLASPMHPMQIVISKAVPYMVLAFVNVLIILFLSVFVLNVPIRGSLFLLLAESVLFISTTLALGLLISTSTEKQQVAMFISLVGLMLPALIFSGFMFPIENMPLPLRVISHVVPTRWYYSIVRAIMIKGLGIASIWKETLILGGMTIVLIAIAVKKFKVHLQ
- a CDS encoding ABC transporter permease, which codes for MKKLLVIVRKEFAQIFRQPAILRMMIMMPIVQLILIPLAADYEVRNINLQVIDFDHSTYSQEMIQKLAASPYFRLVSVPDHPDKALHNIEENIADLTITVPHNFEKDLIRENKASVSIEADAVNGTKASLGVTYASQIIGDYNQQIRERLVQMPRFNEMTLIEVNTSFWYNPLIKYPLFMVPGILALLVTMVGGLMSALNIVSEKEIGTIEQLNVSPMKRYQFLLGKLIPFWVLGLVSITLGLLVAYFIYGIVPRGSYFSIYFFSGVYLIGALGVGLLLSTLVDTQMQATLFSFFIVMFFVLMGGLYTPIESMPDWAQTLSSFNPVRYFIRVMRAIVIKGSGIGDLIPELKAMIVFGIVLNTLAVLNYRKRST